One Eurosta solidaginis isolate ZX-2024a chromosome 5, ASM4086904v1, whole genome shotgun sequence DNA segment encodes these proteins:
- the LOC137254403 gene encoding putative nuclease HARBI1 has product MAFEFVANNLTQNVTASSASRIDRRLLRDIDDPFELEHAEFKKLYRVSPDIVMGIADRLHENLRGQRISAISEEKQVLCALRFYATGCYQRPVGEQWGISMSQSSISRCIHRVTDAINEKVLFDEIKFPMTQEERQAAKEVFSSAPAPFVGGTIGAIDCTHVSILAPKVHEEAYVNHHGYHSINVQMICDPNLKILNVNAKFPGARHDAYIWSSCAARRAMQRAHENGNRHMFLIGDSGYPLEPWLMTPLPNQPEGTPKFRYNETLCKARNPIERSFGVLKGTWRCLSRQRVLLYEPGFAGKIVNACSTLHNIRLREQSFDIDDIDPILVEHAVTNSEETFNSISSAGKRVQERLIANVFS; this is encoded by the exons atggcATTTGAGTTTGTAGCGAATAATTTAACGCAAAATGTAACAGCGTCGAGTGCATCAAGAATAGATAGGCGCTTGCTCAGGGATATCGATGATCCTTTTGAGCTTGAGCATGCAGAATTCAAAAAACTGTACCGCGTATCTCCGGATATTGTGATGGGAATTGCTGATCGGCTACACGAAAATCTAAGAGGACAGAGGATCTCAGCAATATCGGAAGAGAAACAG GTTTTGTGTGCCTTACGTTTTTATGCCACTGGATGTTATCAACGGCCTGTAGGAGAACAGTGGGGAATTTCGATGAGCCAGTCTTCCATCAGCCGATGTATCCATAGGGTGACTGATGCAATAAACGAGAAAGTGCTTTTCGACGAAATCAAGTTTCCTATGACGCAGGAAGAACGACAAGCTGCCAAAGAGGTATTTTCGTCAGCACCTGCGCCCTTCGTTGGAGGAACGATAGGAGCGATTGACTGTACGCACGTTTCCATTTTAGCTCCAAAAGTTCATGAGGAAGCGTACGTTAATCATCATGGATATCATTCCATAAATGTGCAAATG ATATGTgatccaaatttaaaaattttaaatgtgaaTGCCAAGTTTCCGGGAGCACGTCATGACGCATATATTTGGAGTAGTTGTGCAGCTCGGCGAGCAATGCAGAGAGCCCATGAAAATGGGAATCGTCATATGTTTTTAATAG GTGATTCTGGGTACCCATTAGAGCCGTGGCTTATGACACCACTACCGAACCAGCCTGAGGGTACTCCCAAGTTTCGATATAACGAGACTTTATGCAAAGCTCGAAATCCCATCGAGAGATCCTTTGGTGTTTTGAAAGGAACTTGGAGATGTCTTTCACGGCAAAGAGTTCTTTTGTATGAACCGGGCTTCGCCGGGAAAATTGTAAATGCTTGCTCAACATTACACAATATTCGTTTGCGTGAGCAGAGCTTTGACATTGATGACATCGACCCAATTTTGGTGGAACATGCTGTGACCAACTCAGAAGAAACCTTTAACTCGATATCTTCAGCTGGAAAACGGGTCCAAGAGAGACTCATAGCAAATGTTTTCTCCTGA